The nucleotide sequence ACCCTGGGAAGCGGTAAATGTGGTAGTAAGGGCGCCGGACTGCAATGATCCGTGAACAGCTCCTGCTGCACCACCTTCTGACTGCATCTCAACAACCTTTAAAACTTCTCCGAATATATTCTTTCTTTCATTAGCAGCCCATTCATCAACGTTCTCAGCCATGTTTGATGAAGGTGTAATAGGGTATATCGCAGCAACCTCACTAAACATATAGGCAACATGAGCAGCTGCATAGTTCCCGTCGCAAGTAATGAATTTCTTCTTTTTAGTCATATTCAATAATTCAATTAGTTGGTTAGTATTATCGGTAATAAGTTTGGCTTCAGCATCTTTGATTTTTCCGGAAATCCGGCGATCAGCAAAATTATAAAATAGAGACAAAAATTAACATGACATTACTCATAATGTCTCCGCCCACAATGGACTGTCATCATGCGGTATTTATGTTAAATATCAATACTGACTGCCGTCTGCGGTATAGTTCCGGAAAAAGGCTATTCGCTGTTCATCGAGATAAGGAACTCTTCATTGGAGTTGGTCTTTGCTATGCGATCACGCAGGAACTCCATTGATTCAACCGGGTTCATATCTGAAAGATAGTTACGGAGTATCCATATCTTGTTCATCATCTCCTTATCAAGCAGCAGGTCCTCTCTCCTTGTACTTGAAAGATTTACATCTACAGAAGGATAAACCCGCTTGTTGGAGAGCTTCCTGTCAAGCTGCAGCTCCATGTTACCTGTCCCCTTGAACTCCTCAAATATCACATCATCCATTTTCGATCCTGTTTCGGTAAGTGCAGTTGCAAGGATCGTAAGAGACCCGCCATTCTCAATATTCCTGGCCGCCCCAAAAAACCTCTTTGGTTTTTGCAGGGCATTGGCATCCACACCACCTGAAAGCACCTTGCCTGAAGCAGGTGAGACGGTATTGAAGGCCCTGGCGAGACGGGTTATCGAGTCAAGCAGAATGACCACATCATGTCCGCATTCCACCATCCTTTTTGCTTTCTCTATGACCATATTGGCAACCCTCACATGCCTGTCAGCAGGTTCGTCAAATGTGGATGACACAACCTCACCCCTAACGCTTCTGGCCATGTCGGTGACCTCTTCGGGCCGCTCATCTATAAGCAGTATCATCATATACACATCGGGATGATTTGCAGCGATGGCATTTGCAATTTCCTTCAGCAGTACTGTCTTTCCTGTTTTGGGCTGTGCCACTATAAGTCCCCTCTGGCCTTTCCCTATCGGAGCAAACAGATCTACTATGCGGGCAGATAAACTATTACTCTTTTCACTAACAAGAGTGAATTTCGAATCAGGAAACAGCGGAGTGAGGTAATCAAAAGGAACACGGTCTCTTATAAAGTCGGGTGTACGTCCGTTGATCATTTCAACTTTGATGAGGGGAAAATACTTTTCACCGTCTTTCGGCGGACGGATTGTTCCCTGAACGGTATCGCCCGTTTTTAGTCCGAAAAGCTTAATCTGCGACTGGGAAACATAAACATCATCGGGGCTGTTCAGATAATTATAATCTGATGAACGCAGGAAACCATAACCATCAGGCATTATCTCCAGCAATCCTGAAGCAGTAATTATCCCGTCAAAATCATATTCACGTGGACTGCTCTTCCTTTCAAACTGCTGTTTTTTGTGAAAACCCTCCTTACCCTGCCGCTCAGGCTGTTGAGATTTGTCCTCACCCCTTGCCTTGGGCCTGGGTTTATTATCTCCGTGCTGTTTGGGAGGCTTTCCTTCTTTAACCTGCTTTGCAGGTTTTTCAGAGGCGTGGCCAACCTTCAGATCGTCCCTGGATGCCTCGGATGTCACTTTTTGGGTATTCTCAGCTTCGCCGGCAGTTCTTTCACCAGATTTCTTTTCATCAAACTGATCCTCGGTGATCTTTTTCATTTTAGGAGGCCTTCCACGCCGTTTTCCGGTACCCTGACCCTGCTGGCTCTTCGGGGCCACTTTGCTTCTCTCAACATCTTTTTCTGAAGTTTTGATCGCCTGCTGGTCAAGTATCTTATAAATAAGATCCTGCTTTTTCAAAGATTCAACGCGCTTAATATCAAGCTCTTTGGCAATCTCACGCAGTTCAGGAACAAGTTTCTTGTTCAGTTCAAGAATATCATACATATGTTCAACTGGAATTAATTATTTTAAATAAGTATTTATCTACAAATCACCGGTAGTTTCCGGCTTTTGGTATAAGACAACCAGGGAATAAAACTGTAGTGCAATACAAGTGAGGAAAATTTTTGCAATAATAAGTAATTCTGTAAAATAAGCAAAAAGCAGAAAAAAAAAGTTATTTTTAACTTCGGATTGCGTTTTTTCAGGAACTATTGCATATGTTTGTTATGAAAGACAAAGATAATATATTTTCCGGTAAATCAAAAAATTTATAGTGCACGCAACCTTTACCCGGGATTAAACGTAAAAGAAAGAATATACAAAACTCCCAATAATTAATGAGGCAGCTTAAAATCATCAAACAGGTTACAAACAGGGAAACACCATCACTGGACAAATACCTGCATGAGATTGCAAAAGTTGAGCTGATCTCGGCCGAAGAGGAGGTGGAACTTGCCCGTAAAATCAGAAATGGCGACGAAAAGGCTCTTGACCTCCTTATAAAAGCGAACCTCAGATTTGTCGTTTCTGTATCAAAACAATACCAGAACCAAGGGCTAAGTCTGCCCGATCTCATTAACGAAGGAAATCTCGGACTGATAAAGGCTGCACAGAGATTTGACGAAACAAGGGGGTTTAAATTTATCTCTTACGCAGTATGGTGGATCAGGCAATCAATCCTCCAGGCCCTTGCCGAACAGGCCAGAATTGTCAGGCTCCCCCTTAACAAGATCGGTTATATCAATAAAATTAACCGGACCTTCTCCGAGCTTGAACAGAAATTCGAAAGAGAGCCCTCAATACTGGAAATAGCCCAGGCGCTGGAACTTGCCCCGAAAGATGTTAAGGAATCCCTGAAAACATCAGGAAGGCATGTTTCAATGGATGCCCCGCTAAACCCCGATGAAGAAGGGAACATGTATGATGTCCTGCTGACCGACAATATACCGGAACCCGACCGTGAACTGCTGATCGAATCGCTCAGAAAAGAGATCGAAAGAGCATTGTCAACCCTGACATACCGTGAAGCCAATATCGTCAGACTCTACTTCGGCCTGAACGGTAAACATCCGCACACACTTGAAGAGATTGGTGAAGCTTTTAACCTTACAAGGGAGAGAGTAAGACAGATCAAGGAAAAAGCAATCAAAAGGCTGAAACATTCGACAAAAAACAAGATCCTGAAAACATACCTGTAATTTTTTTTAACATCCTTGCCGTTCGGCCGGCGCACAGTTAATACCTGTAAATGGAACCATTGATAGCACCATCATTACTCGCAGCCAACTTTGGCAATCTTGATGCCGATATAGAAATCTTAAACGGGTCGGTAGCGGACTGGTTTCATATCGATATTATGGACGGAGTCTTCGTGCCCAACCTCAGTATCGGATTTCCCGTCCTCGATGCAATAAATAAAAAAGCCCGAAAACCCCTTGATGTGCACCTGATGATGGTTAACCCCCAAAAATACATCAGGCGTTTCAGACAGGCCGGAGCTTCTGTATTAACCGTTCATTATGAAGCTGTTACTCATCTGCACAGCACAGTAAGGGAAATAAGGGAACTGGGAATGAAAGCCGGGGTATCGTTAAATCCGCATACCCCTGTGTCATTGATGGAAGAGATCCTGCCTGACCTTGATCTGGTCCTTATAATGACTGTAAACCCCGGATTTGGAGGACAAACTTTCATTGAAAGCAGTTACAGCAAGATAACCAAGCTCCGTAAACTTATCACAGAGACAGGTTCATCGGCACTGATACAGGTGGACGGCGGTGTAGATCTGGAAAATGCACCCAGACTGGTTAAGGCAGGGACAGATATTCTTGTTGCAGGAAATACCATATTCAGTTCCGATGATCCAGCTGAAACAATAAGAAAACTAAAATCAGCAAGCGATACAATTGTGTAAAAACCTTGCAGAACCTTACGGCTACCAACCGGATGCAGGGATCTATTCCCTTCCAGCAAGAAAATCCTCCAGGTACGAAAAACTCCGGGTCAGTCCGCCCTCCCTTACAATTGTAGCCCGTTCAATTATACCGTCCCTGTCATTCAGGAATGCAGGAAATACGCTCTCGACAAGTTTCTCCGAAAACTCCTCCGAAGCATCACGGGGAAGTTCACCCGGAAGATTGTCAACAGCCATTACTGTAATATTTTTCCTGTCGAATGGTTCATCCTCAATACCCTTAACCGGGTCATAACCGTAGAATGGTTCATCGATAGCAGATGCGCGAATTGTAGAGGCAATAGGTTTGCCTATATCACAACTTACATCAGCAATTACAGATATTCTGAAACCGGGTTTTAGGTAATCTTCCTTTTCGAGGAATACAGGAGAACGCGGATCCCAGTAATGGCAGGGAATAAAAAGATCAGTTTCTGTACTGTATGGATAGAAAACCGACTCATATTCCTCGGGGTAATAGAAAAAATGTTGCAAGTCAAAATCCTCTCCATCCCTCCTCCTGACATAATGCCATGGATCAAGCCGGCATACCACCGGTTTACTGAAACTTCCCTGCATATACTCTTCCGGATCCACTATATCATATCCGAGCTGATCCAGTGTCTCCATAGCTCCACTGGCAACCCGCCCCCCTCCGGTTATCAGTATCTTTACCGGTGGCAAAGTGACTTTTTTCAGCTCTGACATCATTTCCGACATGTCGTGACATCGCCAGGCCGGCTTCAAATCAAAAAGTCTGTTACGTAGCCCCAACCCCCTCAAACCGTTATATGCGCCAACCATACCAGCCCACCGGCCAAAACCGACCAGTCTTAAATTATCATTACCGCTAAGGTATTCATAGTCGACAAGTGTTATTTTATTACTTACTATCTCCTGCAGTAATTTCCTGTTGTACGACTGCTTCTTTGCGGTGTGTGAGAAGAAGAGGTAGGTCTTTCCCGGGATGAGGCATGAAACAGCAACCTCTTTAACACCTACAAGCAGGTCACAATCAGAAAGGTCTTTACTGACAGGTATACCGGAAGCTGAGTACTCATCATCATCAAAGCACCTGATATCACTACTTTGAGCTGTTATCTTGAATTCAGGATACTGCTTCATCAGTTCAACAGCTTTGCCGGGAGTGAGCGCCGTTCGCCTGTCGACAGGGACTTTTGTCTCTTTTAATATGCCAATATGCATGACTTTTTTTTACGAAAATAACGAATTTAGCGAATAATTATGGTATAATAAACTTATGATAAATTGGCAGGGTTTTTGTACCTTTGCATATTGCTTGGGGCTGACTGGTTTTGACAGCAAGCCGGGCAGGTATGCAAGCATGCCGAGCAACGCATATAAGCTCGTAAAACTTTTTGTGCAAACTATTAAACGGCGAGAATAACTACGCGCTTGCAGCATAGTCTTAAGAAGATCTATGCATAATCTGCGGTCAAGGATCGCAGACAGGCTGTCTCTCAAAAACCACGCCCAACGGTTTTTGGTTAAGAGGCACCGGTAAGATTGGGCTGGCCTGGGGATATTCCCGCACCCCGGGTGAGAATTCAAGGGAATAAGGTATGGATAGGTTGTCTGTTGCCGGTCCGCTACCCGACAATAAATAACAGACTAAGCATGTAGAAACCATATCGGTTCCTTGTTTGGACGAGGGTTCGATTCCCTCCAGCTCCACAAAAGATTACCCAGGCCACCCTGTTCACGGGGTGGCCTGTTTTTTCAGACACCTCACACTGTAGCCGCTCCTTTTATCAGCTCCATCTCTGAATATTCCTGATGTCTTGAATGTCAGGCCCCGGCTCCATGCGTTATTATCACCAGAAACAGTTGATGTCCAGAAATATGTTTCCTCAGTAAAAAAATCAAAAAAAACTATTGGCTCGACCTGCCTGCTCCCTGCCGGAAGGGCTGAGAAACCGGTCTCATTCGTTGCTCCGACATTGGGGATGCTCCATATCTGAATACCGGTATCCTTAAGCATGCCTCCCTCGGTGTCTCCCCTGAGGCCTGTCAGCCCAACCTCATCTTCATTCATTCCAAGGTATCTTTCCAGTTCCTGCCAGTCCCCGTCCGACGGAACACCCCATCCTGCAGGACAAATTCCTTTTTCATCAACAACTGCATGCCAGTTGTATAAAGCACCAAATTCCCCGGCAAGGTTCCTGTCATTGTTATAAAAAACATATGCGCCTTCCCCCGCCAACATCCATTCGTTATCATCTTCCGGATTTGGGATTTCAGTTCCGTCATTATAAACAGTCACACGAAGGTTTTCAGCCATCCACCACTGGTCGCCTATTCTTACCGTTACATAAACATTTTCCTGGGCATCCATAACTGCGCCGGTCTCGATCCTGAGTTTTTCATCACCGTTGGGATCTTCATCCTTCTCACATCCTGAAGTCTTAAGCAGGACGACCGCCACTACTAAAGCGGTTAAATAACCGGAGTA is from Marinilabiliales bacterium and encodes:
- a CDS encoding transcription termination factor Rho: MYDILELNKKLVPELREIAKELDIKRVESLKKQDLIYKILDQQAIKTSEKDVERSKVAPKSQQGQGTGKRRGRPPKMKKITEDQFDEKKSGERTAGEAENTQKVTSEASRDDLKVGHASEKPAKQVKEGKPPKQHGDNKPRPKARGEDKSQQPERQGKEGFHKKQQFERKSSPREYDFDGIITASGLLEIMPDGYGFLRSSDYNYLNSPDDVYVSQSQIKLFGLKTGDTVQGTIRPPKDGEKYFPLIKVEMINGRTPDFIRDRVPFDYLTPLFPDSKFTLVSEKSNSLSARIVDLFAPIGKGQRGLIVAQPKTGKTVLLKEIANAIAANHPDVYMMILLIDERPEEVTDMARSVRGEVVSSTFDEPADRHVRVANMVIEKAKRMVECGHDVVILLDSITRLARAFNTVSPASGKVLSGGVDANALQKPKRFFGAARNIENGGSLTILATALTETGSKMDDVIFEEFKGTGNMELQLDRKLSNKRVYPSVDVNLSSTRREDLLLDKEMMNKIWILRNYLSDMNPVESMEFLRDRIAKTNSNEEFLISMNSE
- a CDS encoding RNA polymerase sigma factor RpoD/SigA, with translation MRQLKIIKQVTNRETPSLDKYLHEIAKVELISAEEEVELARKIRNGDEKALDLLIKANLRFVVSVSKQYQNQGLSLPDLINEGNLGLIKAAQRFDETRGFKFISYAVWWIRQSILQALAEQARIVRLPLNKIGYINKINRTFSELEQKFEREPSILEIAQALELAPKDVKESLKTSGRHVSMDAPLNPDEEGNMYDVLLTDNIPEPDRELLIESLRKEIERALSTLTYREANIVRLYFGLNGKHPHTLEEIGEAFNLTRERVRQIKEKAIKRLKHSTKNKILKTYL
- the rpe gene encoding ribulose-phosphate 3-epimerase, whose translation is MEPLIAPSLLAANFGNLDADIEILNGSVADWFHIDIMDGVFVPNLSIGFPVLDAINKKARKPLDVHLMMVNPQKYIRRFRQAGASVLTVHYEAVTHLHSTVREIRELGMKAGVSLNPHTPVSLMEEILPDLDLVLIMTVNPGFGGQTFIESSYSKITKLRKLITETGSSALIQVDGGVDLENAPRLVKAGTDILVAGNTIFSSDDPAETIRKLKSASDTIV
- a CDS encoding alanine dehydrogenase, with product MHIGILKETKVPVDRRTALTPGKAVELMKQYPEFKITAQSSDIRCFDDDEYSASGIPVSKDLSDCDLLVGVKEVAVSCLIPGKTYLFFSHTAKKQSYNRKLLQEIVSNKITLVDYEYLSGNDNLRLVGFGRWAGMVGAYNGLRGLGLRNRLFDLKPAWRCHDMSEMMSELKKVTLPPVKILITGGGRVASGAMETLDQLGYDIVDPEEYMQGSFSKPVVCRLDPWHYVRRRDGEDFDLQHFFYYPEEYESVFYPYSTETDLFIPCHYWDPRSPVFLEKEDYLKPGFRISVIADVSCDIGKPIASTIRASAIDEPFYGYDPVKGIEDEPFDRKNITVMAVDNLPGELPRDASEEFSEKLVESVFPAFLNDRDGIIERATIVREGGLTRSFSYLEDFLAGRE